The Vicinamibacterales bacterium DNA segment TAGGTTACTGACGGGTTACGCTGGATGGGCCCCCGGACAGTTGGAGGCCGAGCTGGCGGCGTCATCGTGGCTCACGGTTGAGGTCGACCCCGACCTTGTTTTCAGCAGTGATCCCCATCAGATGTGGGAACAAGCACTACATGGGCTCGGTGCGGATCCGTCAGCACTACAGATGGGCCATGGTGTGCACTGAAAATGCCCAGAAGCGTTTCAAAATTCTTTCCGACAGACGATTAACGACCGAGCCTGTCAGGCAAATCCGCCACGACATAAGCCATCACCGCGATGGCTGCCACATTTTGCGCCACTTCAGTTGGGTCGATCTTGTCCATAGTGTCAGCAGGGGTGTGGTGGATTGTGAAGTAGTTCGAACGGTCAACGTCGAGTGACATGCTCGGGATGTTAGCCGCCCGGACACTGGGACCGATGTCGGCGCCTCCACCGTTTGGACCGACCCGATGGGCGTCGATGCCGCGGAGGAGCGACGCAATCGCTCCAACTGTTTCGCGCCCACGGGGGTTGCCGGTGAACAGGAATCCTCTCGGTCGGGATACTCCTGAATCGGACTCCAGCATCATGATGTGATCGGCAAGCTGCTTGTTATAGCGATCACGATAAGCGGTGGCGCCGCGAAGTCCGTTCTCCTCGTTCGTCCAGAGCACCACACGTAGTGTCCGGCGTGGCCTCAGTCCGAGTTGATTAATGATTCGCAGTGCCTCCCAAGTCACGATACAGCCACCACCATCGTCGGTAGAGCCAGTACCCACGTCCCACGAATCGATGTGGCCACCGACGACGACTACCTCGTCAGGCCGCTCCCATCCGAGAATTTCCCCGACCACGTTTGCTGATTCGGCGTCGGGAAGAAGGTGAGCGTTCATTTCTAGGTGTACCCAGCCGGGCGTTCCCCGGTCCTGCATCCGCTGTAATAGTTCTGCATCTTCAACGGTGATTGCCGCGGCGGGGATGCGTGGGTCTGTCTCAGTGTAGTTCACTGCACCAGTGTGTGGCGTCCGGGCTCCACGTGGTCCTACTGACCGGACCAGGCTGGCGACTGCTCCATGGCGAGCTGCACGCCATGCACCAGTCGTCCGGTAGCGTACTGTTTGGGTATACGTCGTAAAGGGCACGTTGTACACCACAATTTTTCCGTGCGCGCGGGAGTCCAATTCGTCAAAACTACCAACGACGAACGTCTCCGCTTCGATGCCGCCAGGTGGTGTGCCGATGCTGCCTCCCAACCCAAGCATCACGAGCTCTTGTTCGGTTGGTCGAATTACCTTAGCGTGTTCTTGGCCACGCACCCAATGAGGGACCATGACGGGTTCTAGGTGCACGTTCTCCAGTCCGTCCGCCCGCATCTTATTCGCTGCCCACTGGATTGCTTGCTCGAGCTGTGGGGAGCCACTGAGACGATGACCGAACAAGTCGCTCAATTCGGCCAGACGATCCCATGCGAACGTGTCAGCCATCGCTGCTCCGATGATTCGACTTGCGGGCTCACGATACGTATCGAGCCACGTTGGTTGGTCGGCTTGGCCGGTAGCAAGTGACGTCTTCCCTAGGCAGATACCGACTAGCAACACGGCAACTATCAGTGCTCCTTTGGCACGGAACGAAGAACGTATTGGCACTTATCTGCTCCTTTGCATGAGACTCTGGATGGGGAGGTGCGTGGCTAGCCTTTGCTCCGTCGAACTGACGTGACGGCACCCATAAGACATTCCAGCTTTATTGGATCGTCTGGTTCTAGGCCGGCCTCCATCGCTTCAGGGCCAACGCGAGCAGTGTGCACCGTCCCATTTGGGTCATCGGAGTCCGAAAAGTACACATCCCACGAGATTTGGCCGTGGATACTAATCGGCTGTACACGTCTGAGAATGGCTTGCCGTGTTCCCTTCAACTTCATTACTAAGATCATAACGCGCCTTCCAGCCCGCGAGTCCTACTTTCGTCGTTTCTTTCAAGTGAAGCAGTTCGACAGCGAAAGAGAATTGAGGGCTATTACGTCACGACTCCATGGATTCCAGGTAGGTTGGGTTTCCGATGATGGTCTCGAACTTCGGGAAGGACGCGATATCATGGTCGGGTGAAGTGTTCCTTTGAGCAATGGGTGTGCGGATGAGTAGTGGTTCGTCTCGGCAAGAGTCAGTGCGCGGTGCTTGGTTTGAAGCCCGCGAACTGATTTGGACATATCGGCATCGCCTCGCACTCGGGTTGACATTAATGTTGGTGAACCGGCTAGCCGGACTCGTTCTTCCAGCGTCATCGAAGTATCTCATTGACGAGGTGATTACAAATCAGCGGGGCGAGTTGCTCCTAACGATCGCCTTGGCGATAGGTGCGGCAGCGGTCGTCCAAGCCGTCACAACTTTTGCATTGTCTCAGGTACTTGGAGTTGCAGCCCAGCGTGCGATAACGGAGATGCGAAAACGCGTGCAACGTCATGTGACCCGACTTCCGATCAATTTCTTCGATTCGACAAAGACAGGCGTTCTAATTTCCAGAATTATGACTGACGCGGAAGGCATCAGGAATCTGGTGGGAACCGGTCTCGTGCAACTGAGTGGTGGATTGATTACAGCTGTGATCGCGCTTGGTGTGCTGTTCTATCTGAGTTGGGAGTTGACGTCAGTCACCTTGCTGATTCTACTGGCGTTCAGTGGCACGATGGCCGTGGCCTTTAAACGACTACGTCCGATTTTTCGCGAGCGAGGAAAAATTAATGCCGACGTTACCGGCCGATTGAACGAAACATTGGGTGGCATCCGCATCGTCAAGGCCTATACCGTTGAACGACGGGAGCAGCGAGTCTTCGCGGTCGGTGTCCATCGACTGCTTCGAAACGTGGCCAAAACGGTCACTGGAGTTTCAGCGATTGCTTCTGTTTCGATGTTGGTCATTGGGGCGATAGGCGTGCTTATGGTTCTGGTCGGCGGTCGAGCCATCCTAGCCGGAACCCTGACGCTCGGTGACTTTGTTGCTTACATCTTTTTCACGGGTCTAATGGCGGCGCCGCTGGTTCAAATTGCTTCTATTGGTACGCAGATCACCGAGGCGTTTGCCGGTCTCGATAGAATTCGTGAGATCCGTCAAATGGCGACCGAAGACCAGGAGGACGTGATGCGTCAACCTCTGCCCAAGGTGCACGGTGACGTCCATTGCGAGCATATATGGTTTGAGTACACGGAGGGAGTGCCTGTGCTTCGGGACGTGTCGTTTGAGGCTAAGGCTGGAACGACCACGGCCCTCGTGGGGTCCAGTGGGTCCGGCAAGAGCACGCTCATTAGTTTGGTAATGGCGTTCAATCGACCCAAGTCAGGGAGGGTTACCGTAGACGGCTTGGATTTGGCACTGCTGCGACTGCAGGATTATCGTAAGCACCTTGGTGTTGTCTTACAGGACAACTTCTTATTCGATGGCACCATAGCCGACAATATTCGGTTCGCTCGGTCCGATGCCTCCCTGGATGAGATCTGTGAAGTGAGCCGTATCGCACACTGCGACGAGTTCGTTAGCGAGTTCGAAAACGGTTATGACACGGTTGTCGGGGAGCGTGGTGTGAAACTCTCTGGTGGGCAACGGCAGCGAATTGCGATTGCCCGTGCGGTCTTGGCTGACCCGCGCATTCTTATCCTCGATGAGGCGACTTCTAGCCTCGACAGTGAGAGTGAAGGATTGATTCAAGATGGGCTACGCAGTCTTCGACATGGGCGCACAACGTTCGTCATAGCGCATCGCCTCTCTACGATCCAGAGCGCAGACCAGATTCTCGTGATCGAGGGTGGTGAGGTCAGTGAGCGCGGAAGTCACGAACAACTGTTGGCGCTCGATGGTCGTTACCGGCAACTCTATGAGAAACAGTACAAACTCGAGAAGGATCGGTTTATTAATCCTGGTGAGGACTTCACGCCAGAACTGCCGACCTACCCTGCGGCGCCTAGTCGCGGTTCTACGGTGATCTAAGTTACACCTGCTAAAAGTAAGACTGAGACTCAGTTTAGGAGTAAGTCTAGGCGTTGCGTCTGCGTCGCTGACTACCTATAGTGACCGAGTGCTAAATGTGGTCCGCCTGGTCACATTCGTGGTGATGTTGACACCTGTCGGAGTCATTGCCCAAATCCCTTCCACGTCCCACGAGATGTACACCGCATGGTGCGCAAGTTGTCACGCGGAAAACGGTACCGGCCAAGTTGACGTGCCCACTGTGACGGTCGAGCCAATGGACTTTACTGATTGTTCAGTAACAACGCCGGAACCAGACGCCGATTGGGAGCTAGTGATCGCACAAGGTGGTCCTGTGGCCGGACTGTCATCGCAAATGCCGGGATACGGCGATTCACTGAGCGGAGGTCAAATACATGCGCTTATTAGCTACATTCGTACATTTTGTTCGGAGCCTGGTTGGCCGCTTGGAAATGTGAATTTCTCGAGGCCGATCTTTACGGAAAAGGCGTTTCCTGAGAATGAAGTGGTCATCTTGCCATCAGTGTCGCACGGTGACGAAGAAAATGGTGGGCAGGGGGTAATTAAGGCAGTCTATGAACGTCGGTTCGGCACCCGGGGCCAGTTCGAAATTAGTGCGCCGTGGCAAATAAATGCCGTTGGTGGTCGCTCAACCGGTCTCAATGACGTCACGCTCGGAGCGAAGTATGTACTACATGCGAATTCAGCGTCGACACGAATTCTGAGTGGGGGAGTTGAGGTGAAAATACTCACTGGAACTAA contains these protein-coding regions:
- a CDS encoding c-type cytochrome, which translates into the protein MVRLVTFVVMLTPVGVIAQIPSTSHEMYTAWCASCHAENGTGQVDVPTVTVEPMDFTDCSVTTPEPDADWELVIAQGGPVAGLSSQMPGYGDSLSGGQIHALISYIRTFCSEPGWPLGNVNFSRPIFTEKAFPENEVVILPSVSHGDEENGGQGVIKAVYERRFGTRGQFEISAPWQINAVGGRSTGLNDVTLGAKYVLHANSASTRILSGGVEVKILTGTKNQGDGGNTTALEPYLLAGFAVSDFSLQTELKIE
- a CDS encoding ABC transporter ATP-binding protein — translated: MSSGSSRQESVRGAWFEARELIWTYRHRLALGLTLMLVNRLAGLVLPASSKYLIDEVITNQRGELLLTIALAIGAAAVVQAVTTFALSQVLGVAAQRAITEMRKRVQRHVTRLPINFFDSTKTGVLISRIMTDAEGIRNLVGTGLVQLSGGLITAVIALGVLFYLSWELTSVTLLILLAFSGTMAVAFKRLRPIFRERGKINADVTGRLNETLGGIRIVKAYTVERREQRVFAVGVHRLLRNVAKTVTGVSAIASVSMLVIGAIGVLMVLVGGRAILAGTLTLGDFVAYIFFTGLMAAPLVQIASIGTQITEAFAGLDRIREIRQMATEDQEDVMRQPLPKVHGDVHCEHIWFEYTEGVPVLRDVSFEAKAGTTTALVGSSGSGKSTLISLVMAFNRPKSGRVTVDGLDLALLRLQDYRKHLGVVLQDNFLFDGTIADNIRFARSDASLDEICEVSRIAHCDEFVSEFENGYDTVVGERGVKLSGGQRQRIAIARAVLADPRILILDEATSSLDSESEGLIQDGLRSLRHGRTTFVIAHRLSTIQSADQILVIEGGEVSERGSHEQLLALDGRYRQLYEKQYKLEKDRFINPGEDFTPELPTYPAAPSRGSTVI
- a CDS encoding M20/M25/M40 family metallo-hydrolase, which produces MPIRSSFRAKGALIVAVLLVGICLGKTSLATGQADQPTWLDTYREPASRIIGAAMADTFAWDRLAELSDLFGHRLSGSPQLEQAIQWAANKMRADGLENVHLEPVMVPHWVRGQEHAKVIRPTEQELVMLGLGGSIGTPPGGIEAETFVVGSFDELDSRAHGKIVVYNVPFTTYTQTVRYRTTGAWRAARHGAVASLVRSVGPRGARTPHTGAVNYTETDPRIPAAAITVEDAELLQRMQDRGTPGWVHLEMNAHLLPDAESANVVGEILGWERPDEVVVVGGHIDSWDVGTGSTDDGGGCIVTWEALRIINQLGLRPRRTLRVVLWTNEENGLRGATAYRDRYNKQLADHIMMLESDSGVSRPRGFLFTGNPRGRETVGAIASLLRGIDAHRVGPNGGGADIGPSVRAANIPSMSLDVDRSNYFTIHHTPADTMDKIDPTEVAQNVAAIAVMAYVVADLPDRLGR